The sequence CGGGCATCGTGTGGAGCTGGCTGCTGGCCCCCGAGAACGGCGCGGTGAACGTCCTGCTGGGCGCGATCGGGCTCGGCTCGCTCGCGCACGACTGGCTCGGCGATCCCGCCACCGCGCTGTGGAGCGTCATGGGGGTCATGGTCTGGATCCAGATCGGATTCCCCCTCGTGATCTTCATGTCCGGGCTGCAGCGCGTGGACCCCTCGCTGTACGAGGCGGCCGAGATCGACGGGGCCTCGTGGGCGCAGCGCTTCTGGTACGTCACGATCCCGCAGATCAGGCCCGAGATCTTCGTGGTGCTGCTGTGGACGACGATCGCGGCGCTCAAGGCATTCCCGCACATCTTCGTGCTCACCAGGGGCGGCCCGGGAGGCGCGACCAACGTGCCGTCCTACTACTCCTACGTCCATTTCTTCGAGAAGACCGACGTCGGCTACGGCTCGGCGATCGCCACCGTGCTGACGCTGACCGTCATCGCGCTCACCATCGTCTTCCTGCGGCTGCAGGGCCGTGAGCTGGGGGAGGAGCGATGACCACGACGCTGGCCCAAAGCCCGGTGAGCGCACCCGCGCGGAGCCGGCCGCGGCGGCGCCGCCGGGGTCCGTCGGCCTACGCGGTGCTGGTGGCGCTGGCCGCGCTGGCCGGGATCATGCTGATCCCCTTCGCCGTGGTGGTCTTCAACGCGCTGAAGACGCCGGCGGAGTACACCGCCAACGGCCCGCTCGCCCCGCCGGAGGGCCTTCATCTCGAGGGGATCAGGGATTTCTGGGAGCGCGTCGGCTTCGGCCACGTCCTGCTCAACAGCCTGCTCATCAGCGGCTCGGTGGCCGTGCTGGCGGTCCTCTTGTCGGTGCTGAACGCCTACGCGCTGGGCATCGGCCGGATCAAGGGCCGGATGTGGGTGCTGGTCCTGCTGCTGATGGCCAACACCCTGCCGCAGGAGTCGCTGGTCTACCCGCTGTACTACCTGGCCAACCAGCTCGGGCTCTACGATACCCGGGTCAGCGTCATCATCGTGTTCACCGTCATCCAGAGCGCGTTCGGCACCTACCTGCTGTCGTCGGTGATGTCGGCGTTCCCCCGGCCGCTGCTGGATGCGGCGCGGATAGACGGCGCCAATCGGTGGCAGATCCTGTGGCGGGTGGTCGTGCCGGTCGTGCGGCCCACGCTGGTGGTGATGCTCGTCTTCTTCTTCATCTGGACCTGGAACGAGTTCCTGATCCCCCTCATCTTCCTCATCTCCAACGACAACCAGACGGTCTCGGTCGCGCTCGGCGTGCTGCAGGGGCAGCGGCTGATGGACGCCACCATGTCCAGCGCCGCCGCGCTGCTCGGCCTGCTGCCGACCGTCGTCTTCTACCTCATCTTCCAGCGCACGCTATCGCGCGGACTCACGGCAGGAGCGATCAAAGAATGAAGTTCACTGACGGTTATTGGGAGATGTGCAAGGGTGTGCACGCGGTCTACCCCATGGAGGTCCTCGACGTCGACGCCGGGCCGGCGTCGTTCGTCGTGCACGCGCCCGTCCAGCGGATCCGGCACCGCGGCGACCTGCTCAAGGGACCGGTGGTGACCGTCACCTGCGAGTCCCCGATGCCGGACGTCATCGGCGTCACCATCACGCACTTCGCGGGCGAGCGGCCCCGCGGCCCGGCGTTCGAGCTGGCCACCGACCCGACCGGGGAGGTGACGGTGGACGAGGAAGCGGCCACGCTGACCTCCGGCGCGCTGTCGGTGCGGGTCGGGCGCCGCGAGGGGTGGAGGCTGGACTTCCTGGCCGGGGGCCGCCGCCTCACCGGCAGCGCGCGGAAGGCGATGGCGATCATCGACACCGACGACGGCCGCCACTACGTGCGCGAGCAGCTCGACCTCGGCGTGGACCACTTCGTGTACGGCCTCGGCGAGCGGTTCGGGTCGCTGGTCAAGAACGGCCAAGTCGTGGAGATCTGGAACAACGACGGCGGCACGTCCAGCGAGCACGCGTACAAGAACTCGCCGTTCTTCCTCACCAACGCGGGCTACGGCGTGTTCGTCGACCATCCCGGGCGCGTGTCGTTCGAGGTGGCCTCCGAGGCGGTGTCGCGGACGCAGTTCAGCGTCGAGGGCCAGTCGATGCGCTACTTCCTCATCTACGGGCCGACGCCGAGGGAGATCCTGCGCAAGTACACCGCGCTCACCGGGCGGCCCGCGCGAGTGCCGGGCTGGTCGTACGGGCTGTGGCTGTCCACCTCGTTCATCACCAATTACGACGAGGCGACCGTCACCTCGTTCATCGACGGGATGGCGGAGCGGGGCCTGCCGCTCAGCGTGTTCCACTTCGACTGCTTCTGGATGCGCGAGTTCCGGTGGTGCGATTTCGAGTGGGACCCGCGCGTGTTCCCCGACCCGCCCGGGATGCTGCGCCGGCTCAAGGAGCGCGGCTTGCGCATCTGTGTCTGGATCAACCCCTACATCGGGCAGCGCTCGCCGCTGTTCGAGGAGGGCAGGGCGCGCGGCTACCTGCTGCGGCGCCCGAACGGCGACGTGTGGCAGTGGGACCTGTGGCAGCCGGGCATGGGCATCGTCGACTTCACCAACCCCGAGGCCCGCGCTTGGTACGCCGCCAAGCTCGACGCGCTGCTCGACATGGGCGTGGACTGCTTCAAGACCGACTTCGGCGAGCGCATCCCCACCGACGTCGTCTACCACGACGGGTCCGACCCGGAACGCGGGCACAACTACTATACCCACCTCTACAACCGGACGGTGTTCGAGCTCTTGCGCAAGCGGCGCGGCGAGGGCGAGGCGGTCTTGTTCGCCCGCTCGGCCACGGCGGGCGGGCAGCAGTTCCCGGTGCACTGGGGCGGAGACTGCGAGTCGACGTTCGAGGGGATGGGGGAGAGCCTGCGGGGCGGCCTGTCGCTGGGCATGACGGGCTTCGGCTACTGGAGCCACGACATCGGCGGGTTCGAGGGCACCCCCGACCCGGCGGTGTTCAAACGATGGATCGCGTTCGGGCTGCTATCGTCGCACAGCCGGCTGCACGGAAGCGGCTCCTACCGGGTGCCATGGCTGTTCGACGAGGAGTGTGTGGAGGTGCTGCGGCGCTTCACCCGGCTGAAGATGCGGCTGATGCCCTACCTGGCCGGGGCCGCGCGGCAGGCGTACGGCGAGGGCCTGCCGATGGTGCGCGCGATGGTCGTCGAGTTCCCGGACGACCCGGCCTGCACGCATCTGGAGCGGCAGTACATGCTGGGCGACGACCTGCTCGTGGCGCCTGTCTTCTCCGCCGACGGGGAGGTCTCGTATTATGTGCCGCGCGGCGTGTGGACGCACTATCTCACCGGGGAGCGCGTCGAGGGCGGCCGCTGGGTGCGCGAGCGCCACGGGTTCGACAGCGTGCCGCTGCTCGCTCGGCCGGGGGCGGTGATCCCCGAGGGCGCGGTGGAGGACCGCCCCGACTACGACCACGCGAATGGCGTGACGCTGCGCGTGTACGAGCCGGCGGACGGCGCCCGCGTTACAACCTTGATCCCGGGCGCCGACGGGGACGCGGGCACGACGTTCACCACGTCCCGGGAGGGCTCGGTGGTGCGGGTGGAGGCCGCGGGCGCCCCGGGTGCCTGGAGCGTTCTCCTCGTCAACCGCCGCGTCGTGTCCGTCGAAGGCGGGGAGAGCGCGGAGCACCCGCGGGGAGCGCTGGTCAGGGCGGCCGGCGGCAAGCTGGTCATCACGCTGGAGGGGAAGGGCTCGACCGCGGGATCCGGCGCCAGAGGAGACGACCGATGAAGGACTGATGGACGCGCCGCGGCGCACGGCGCTCTCGCTGTAGAGCCGCTCTACACTGCCCACGAGGATGCGCGGCAGCGCGCCGAGCAGCGCTGTGGCCGCGAGGTCCGGACTCTGCGCGACGGAGCGCCGGCCGCACGGCGCATCCTCGTCGCGAGTCGGTGATCGGTCGTACCGCAAAATGGTTGTTTGCCTGCCGTGATCGACGAGATAGAATGACGTCACGCGCAGTACGATCCTGCTCGACGGCTGAGCGGAACGCGCTTTACCCTGGGCTCATGTCCACTTCGTCTAGGTTTCAACGGATCGCGGCTTCCGCTCCGCTCGTCCTCGCGCTGACGTTCCAACCCTCGGGGTCGAGCGCGGGTGAGACGCTGCCTTTCCAGGATCCCGGTCTGCCGATCGAGGTCCGCGTCAGCGATCTCCTCGGCCGGCTCACGCTGGACGAGAAGATCTCGCTCCTGCATCAGTTCCAGCCTGCCATTCCGCGGCTCGGCATTCCGGACTTCAAGGCCGGCACCGAGGCACTGCACGGAGTGGCCTGGTCGACCGATCGCGACAACGGCGGCGCCGTCGTGACGGCGACCGGCACGGTGTTCCCGCAGGCGATCGGCCTGGCGACGACCTGGAACCCGGATCTCATCCGGCAGGTCGGCGAGGCTGTCGGAGACGAAGTCCGCGGCTACCACGCGCTCGCCCCTCGCGTCTGGGGTCTGCAGGTATGGGCGCCCGTGGTCAACCTGCTGCGCGACCCGCGCTGGGGGCGCAACGAGGAGGGCTACTCCGAGGACCCGCTCCTCTCCGGCGCGATCGCCACCGCCTACGGGCGCGGCCTCGAAGGGGACGACCCGCTCTACCTGAAGACCGCGCCGGTCATCAAGCACTATCTCGCCAACAACAACGAGATCCGTCGTGACACCACGTCGTCGAATCTGCGCCCCCGCGTGAAGCACGAGTATGACGAGCTGGCCTTCAAGCTGCCCATCGCCGCCGACGCCGTGACCGGCGTCATGACATCTTACAACCTGGTCAACGGCAGGCCGGCGACCGTCAACCCGGATGTCGGCGAGGTCGTGCGGAGCTGGACGGAGAAGACGCTCTACAACGTGTCCGACGCCTGGGCCCCCAACAACTTGACCGCCTCGCAGAAGTACTTCGCCACGAGCGAGGAGGCCTTCGCGGCCACGCTCCTGGCCGGAGTGGACAGCTTCACCGTCGACGACGCCAACAGCGCGCGCACCATCGAGATTCTCCACTCGGCGCTCGCGCAAGGGCTCCTCACCGAGGAGGACATCGACGCCTCCGTCGAGCACGTCCTTTCCGTCCGCCTCCGGCTCGGCGATTTCGACCTGGATGGGGGCCCCTACGCCGACATCGGGCCCGAGGTCATCGACAGCCCGGAGCACCGCCAGCTGGCCCGCCGGGCCGCCGACGAGGCCATGGTGCTGCTCGAGAACAGGCGTCGCCTCCTGCCGCTGAACCCGGCGGCCACGCGGCGGATCGCGGTCGTCGGGCCTCTCTCGGACACGCTCTACACGGACTGGTACTCCGGGGCGCTCCCGTACCGGGTCACGCCCCTGGACGGCATCCGCGAGCGGCTCCCCGACGCCACCGTCCTCTCCAGCGAGGGCGTGGACCGGATCGTGCTGCGGGATGTCGCGAGCGGCCGCTACGTGACCGCCGGCGCGGACGAGGACGGGGACATCCTGCGCGTCAGCGCGGCCAGCGCGGGTCCCACCGAGGAGTTCGACGTGTTCGACTGGGGGCAGGGCATCGTCACGTTGCGCAGCGCGGCCAATGGCAAGGTGGTCGACCGCTTCAACTTCGGCCCCAACTTCGCGAACCAAGCCGCCCAGCCGTACGGCTGGTTCGTCCAGCAGCAGTTCGCCCTCGAGCCGCAGGGCGACGGCACGCACGTCATCCGCTACGCCGGCTACGAGAAGGCGTTCGACTGGGCCGGCCCCGAGGTCTACCTGACCATCGCCGAGGACGGCGCGCTCGCCCTGACCGCGACCGACGCGGCCCACGCGGCGCACTTCGCGGTCGACGTGGTCCGGAGCGGCGTCGACGAGGCGGTGCGCGCGGCGACAGGCGCCGACGCCGCCGTGGTCGTCGTCGGCAGTATGCCGTTCATCAACGGGCGGGAGGACCACGACCGCACGTCGATGGCGCTGGCCGAGTGGCAGTCCGCCCTGGTACGGGCGGTGCTCGCCGCCAATCCGCGCACCATCCTCGTGCTCGAGGCCAGCTATCCGCTGACCATCCCGTGGGAGAAGCTCCGCGTCCCCGCCATCCTGTGGACCAACCATGCGGGCCAGGAGACCGGCCATGCCATCTCCGACGTCCTTTTCGGCGACCACAATCCTGCCGGGCGACTGACCCAGACCTGGTACCGCTCGGCGGGCGACCTGCCGGATGTCCTCGAATACGACATCATCAAGGCCCGGCGGACCTATCTCTACTTCGACGGTGATCCGCTCTATCCGTTCGGATACGGGCTGTCGTACTCGACCTTTGGGTACGACAACCTCCAGCTGAGCGCCCGGTCGGTCCAGGCCGGCGACCCGATCTCGGTGCGCGTCGACGTCACGAACACGAGCCTGCGGGCCGGCGACGAGGTCGTTCAGCTCTACAGCCGCCAGCCATCGTCGCGCGATCCGCAGCCCGTCAAGCAGCTGCGGGCGTTTCGGCGGATCCACCTCGCGCCGGGCGAGAAGCGGACGGTCGAGCTCGCTTTCGCCGCCTCCGACCTGGCCCACTGGGACGTGACGCGGGGCCGCTGGGTCCTTGAGGCGGCTGGCGTCGAGCTGATGGTCGGCTCCTCCTCGGCCGACATCCGCCGGAGCGCGGTCGTGCGCGTGCGCGGCGAGCGCATCCCGGCGCGCGACCTCGCCCGCGAGACGCGAGCGCTCGACTTCGACGACTACGCCGGCATCGAGCTGGTCGACGAGAGCATGGAGTGGGGCGACGCCGTGGGCGCCACCGCGGGCGGCTGGCTCCGCTTCTCCGATGTGGAGCTGGGCAGCGGTGCCAGCCACTTCAGCGGCGGGTTCGCCCGCGCCGAGGCCGGCGACGCGCTCGTCGAGATCCGGCTCGACGATCCGGTCCGCGGCAAGGTGGTTGGGACCGCCGTCGTGCCGAGCACGGGCGACGTGTACGCATACACCACCGCGGCCGCCGAGCTCGACGGCGCTTACGGGCGACACGACGTCTACCTCGTGTTCCGTGGAGCCGCCCGCCTGTCGACCTTCGCGATCGACTGAGGGGCCTTTCGACGTAGGTCTCTTGCAACCCCGTCTCCGTGCCGGTTGTTCACGGCGCACCCACGTTCCCATGATGCCTTCCCCCTGCGGGGCCTCATGCGGCCGGTGAAGCGGATGAACCTATAAAAGTTCACGCGCCGCCCTTCTGGCATGCATGGTGAGTCTTCGCTGAGAGCTTCCATGTCGATGAAGCCGCCATCCGGCGCGCGTCGCCGGGGCGAGCCCCTCGACGGTCGGGCTCTCGAAGAGGGTCGAGACAGGGATCGTCTGGTCAAAGGAGCTCCGGAGCCGGAGCTCCAGCCGCACCACGCATAAACCGCACGGGGACTGAATCTTCGGGGGTCGTCGACCTCGTGGCTCCAGGTCGCGGCGGTCACCTCGAGCGTGTCAGCTCGCGCGCGCGAGGCCGACCGGGGCCGGGGCGCCGCTCTGGGCGAGGCGCTCGGCGAGGGCCTTGTCGTAGAGGGCCTGCTCGCTGGCCTTGTGGGCGGCCGTGAAGCGCACCAGGATCGCGCACACCGACGAGACGAGCGCGGCGAAGCCCAGCACCGCAAAGCAGTCCTGGGTGTCGCCGACCGCCTTGAGCAGAAAGCCCGCCGCGACAGCGCCGACATTGCCGCCCGCGCCCACGATGCCCGCGACGCCGCCGAGCGCCTTGCGATCGATGAAGGGCACGAGCGCGTAGGTGGCGCCGCACGCCATGTGCGTGAAGAGCCCGAAGCAGATCATCGCGACCACCGCCATCCCCGCCGTCTGCGTCCGGGAGAACCAGAGCAGGCCGAGCCCCTCGCCGACCATCAGCGCGAACAGGAGGGTCGTGCGCGCGTCCAGGCCCTTCCGATGGGCCAGCCGATCGGAGAGGATGCCGCCCACGGCGCGCGCGAAGAGCGCCAGGAGCCCGAAGCTGCCCGCAGCCATGCCCGCGGTCTGGAGATCCAGCTTGAAGCGGTCCACGAAGTAGCTGGCGGCCACGTTGTGCACGAAGAGCTCGATCCCGAAGCAGGCTCCGTACGTGACGAACAACATCCAGGACCGGTAGTTGCCCATCGCCGCCTTGAAGACCGCCCATCCGCCCTTCTTCCCGCCCTCGATCTCGACGCCCGCCGCGCGAAGGTCCTTGTAGTTCCCTTGCGGGCAGTCCTGGGTGAACTTCCAGTAGAGGACCGCCACGACGAGCATGAGCGCGCCCGGCACCACCATCGCGAGGCGCCAGCCCATCGAGGAGCTGACACCCGCTCAGCACCGCCGCGAGCACCCAGGGCATGGTCGACTGCGTGACCCCCCCTCCGGCGTTGCCCCAGCCCGCGCTCGTGGCGTTCGCGGTGCCGACCACGTTGGGAGCGAACATGACGGACGTGTGGTACTGCGTGATGACGAAGCTCGCGCCGATCATGCCGATCAGCAGCCTGAAGAACAGGAAGACCTCATAGCTCCGCGCCAGCGCGATCCCGAGCACGGGGATGGCGCCGAGCGCCAGCAAGCACGTGTAGGTCGCTCTCGGACCGTACTTGTCGCAGAGCGGCCCGATCACCAGACGACCCGCGACCGTGATTCCCACGGCGGCGATGTTGATGTTGGCGATCTGCTCCTTGGTCAGCCCGAATTCCCCCTTGATGACCGGCATCAGCGGCGCAACCGCGAACCACGCAAAGAAGCAGGCGAAGAACGCCAGCCAGGTCAAGTGGAATGCGCGCATCGCTGGAGTCGACAGCGAAAATAGCTCGATCTTGGTCGCCTTGGTAGCCTGGGTCATGGGTCCTCGTAAGGTGCGGTTCTGAAGGACCTCGCGGTGCGCAGCTCGAGGCCTCAGGACGGATCCATAAAACAAGGACCGTAAATGGGTCGTAAATCGTATGTTTCCGATCGGTGTCGGAGCACAAATGGGCTGCAGATGGTATGTTTCCGGTCGATGTCGGACCCTGGATGGGCTGTCGAACGTATGTTTCCGGTCGATGTCCGACGGCAAATGGGTTGTCGAGCGTGTGTTTCCGATGGATGTCCGCGCCGTGGCCATCACGGCACGCGGTGCGCGGTCAGGGCGCCTGCTGGTCAGCCATCGCGATCGGCGTCGAGGGGCAGTGCACCGGGCAGTGCGGCCCGCGGAGGGCGGCGCCGAGGCGCCCGTCGCCTCGACGAAGACGTTGTATTCGGCGCGGGTGACCGGGTGCGCGCCGATCCGAGCAGCCCGGATTGGAACCACACCACCGACGGAGGCAACACGAGCGCATCCTCCAGACACGGGAGTTGATCTACGGTAACGCAGGACACCAAATGGGGCGCACAGGAGGGGCCGGGGCTGCGCAGGAGCGCGCCGGGGCTGCGCAGGAGCGCGCCGGGGCTGCGTAGGAGCCACGGGGACGTGTGATGCGACACCAAATTGGGTGCGCAGGAGGGGCGCTGGGACCGCGCAGGAGCCGCTTGGTTGTACGTTAGGACACCAAATTGGGTGCGCAGGAGGGGGCTGAGACCGCGCAGGAAGGGCGCCGAGGCCGCGCAGGAGCCTGTCGGGGCCGCGCAGCAGGACCGCCAGGGCCACGCAGGAGGGGTGCTGGGATCGCGTAGGAGGCCGCCGCAGCCGCGCAGGATGTACGAGCGGAGCCCTGGTAACACTTCTGACCGGGAGCTGCGGTGACACTTCCTTGAGCTACAGGCCCATGCTCCGGGAGGACTGGAAACAGGGACCGGATCCTCGTCGGCGCGACACGCTCGCCGCGCTTTCTCGGACCGCCTGGATCTATACACGAACCGCTCCCCGTGGTCGCGGTACACACGAGCCTCTTCTCACGATCCGGCGTGAGTTCGCGCAGGTCACCGCGCCCTGGCCAGCTTCAGCTCCTTGTTCTTCAGGGTGACCTGCGCGAGCAGAACCGGGCCGTAGTACAGCTCCCAGACGTCATCGGCGCTCGGAATCAGCCCCACGGGCTCGCCGGCGAGCAGTGAGGAGACGGTGGTCTGCGCGCCCCCGAACAGCATCCGTCCTTGGTCGTCAAGGCGTCGAATGGCCATCGTGTCCGGGTACTCCGGCGACGAGGGCTTGCTCGGCATCGAGCGGCGCGAGGGCGTGTAGCGCGAAGCCGGCGTCCTCTGGCCGAGCGCCTCGTGCGGACGCTGATCATTGTACTCGTGCCGAAACCGATCGAAGACGCGCTGCTGCGCTGCCAAGTTGGCTTCTGGCGGCGATGTCGCCTCCGCCTTCAACGTCTTGTGCATTCGCTCGTGGCGGCCGTTCTGCTGCGGCTTACCGGGCTCGATCCGCTCGGGATGAATGCCGAGCTTGATCCAGCTGACCGAGAGCGCCGAGAGCCCACCGATGCCAATCGTGGCGAACAGCGGCCCGTTATCGGAGCGGATGCGGTGCGGCAGCCCGAACTCGCGGAACGCGCGCTCGAAGTGCGGCCGCACCGAGGCCTCGTCCGGCTTCGCCACGCCCTCGCACTTGAACAGGTACCGCGACGCCTGGTCCGTCAACGTCAGCGGGTGGCAGCGCGTCCTGTCGCCGAGCGCGAAGTGCCCTTTGAAATCGGCGCACCACGTGTCATTCGGCTGCTCGGCTGGAGCCAGCGGCGACGGCATCGCGGTCGTCGGCGTCACTACGCGGCGCCGACGGGGCCGGATCAGCCCGTGCTTCTTGAGCAACTCGCCGATGGTGCTCGTTGCTGGCAGCCCCTCGGCGCCCAGGCTCTCCA comes from Sorangium aterium and encodes:
- a CDS encoding carbohydrate ABC transporter permease, with translation MTTGSSTGRHRLAYLPYLIPGLLLFTGVIGVPFLMNTGTSFTEWAGVGTPTWVGLDNYRELATDGEFWASFRHNALVIVGMAILPTMIGLVLASVLTDLIDRHFGPRAASALRACIYLPQVLPIVIAGIVWSWLLAPENGAVNVLLGAIGLGSLAHDWLGDPATALWSVMGVMVWIQIGFPLVIFMSGLQRVDPSLYEAAEIDGASWAQRFWYVTIPQIRPEIFVVLLWTTIAALKAFPHIFVLTRGGPGGATNVPSYYSYVHFFEKTDVGYGSAIATVLTLTVIALTIVFLRLQGRELGEER
- a CDS encoding carbohydrate ABC transporter permease — translated: MLIPFAVVVFNALKTPAEYTANGPLAPPEGLHLEGIRDFWERVGFGHVLLNSLLISGSVAVLAVLLSVLNAYALGIGRIKGRMWVLVLLLMANTLPQESLVYPLYYLANQLGLYDTRVSVIIVFTVIQSAFGTYLLSSVMSAFPRPLLDAARIDGANRWQILWRVVVPVVRPTLVVMLVFFFIWTWNEFLIPLIFLISNDNQTVSVALGVLQGQRLMDATMSSAAALLGLLPTVVFYLIFQRTLSRGLTAGAIKE
- the yicI gene encoding alpha-xylosidase; the encoded protein is MKFTDGYWEMCKGVHAVYPMEVLDVDAGPASFVVHAPVQRIRHRGDLLKGPVVTVTCESPMPDVIGVTITHFAGERPRGPAFELATDPTGEVTVDEEAATLTSGALSVRVGRREGWRLDFLAGGRRLTGSARKAMAIIDTDDGRHYVREQLDLGVDHFVYGLGERFGSLVKNGQVVEIWNNDGGTSSEHAYKNSPFFLTNAGYGVFVDHPGRVSFEVASEAVSRTQFSVEGQSMRYFLIYGPTPREILRKYTALTGRPARVPGWSYGLWLSTSFITNYDEATVTSFIDGMAERGLPLSVFHFDCFWMREFRWCDFEWDPRVFPDPPGMLRRLKERGLRICVWINPYIGQRSPLFEEGRARGYLLRRPNGDVWQWDLWQPGMGIVDFTNPEARAWYAAKLDALLDMGVDCFKTDFGERIPTDVVYHDGSDPERGHNYYTHLYNRTVFELLRKRRGEGEAVLFARSATAGGQQFPVHWGGDCESTFEGMGESLRGGLSLGMTGFGYWSHDIGGFEGTPDPAVFKRWIAFGLLSSHSRLHGSGSYRVPWLFDEECVEVLRRFTRLKMRLMPYLAGAARQAYGEGLPMVRAMVVEFPDDPACTHLERQYMLGDDLLVAPVFSADGEVSYYVPRGVWTHYLTGERVEGGRWVRERHGFDSVPLLARPGAVIPEGAVEDRPDYDHANGVTLRVYEPADGARVTTLIPGADGDAGTTFTTSREGSVVRVEAAGAPGAWSVLLVNRRVVSVEGGESAEHPRGALVRAAGGKLVITLEGKGSTAGSGARGDDR
- a CDS encoding glycoside hydrolase family 3 C-terminal domain-containing protein, with the protein product MSTSSRFQRIAASAPLVLALTFQPSGSSAGETLPFQDPGLPIEVRVSDLLGRLTLDEKISLLHQFQPAIPRLGIPDFKAGTEALHGVAWSTDRDNGGAVVTATGTVFPQAIGLATTWNPDLIRQVGEAVGDEVRGYHALAPRVWGLQVWAPVVNLLRDPRWGRNEEGYSEDPLLSGAIATAYGRGLEGDDPLYLKTAPVIKHYLANNNEIRRDTTSSNLRPRVKHEYDELAFKLPIAADAVTGVMTSYNLVNGRPATVNPDVGEVVRSWTEKTLYNVSDAWAPNNLTASQKYFATSEEAFAATLLAGVDSFTVDDANSARTIEILHSALAQGLLTEEDIDASVEHVLSVRLRLGDFDLDGGPYADIGPEVIDSPEHRQLARRAADEAMVLLENRRRLLPLNPAATRRIAVVGPLSDTLYTDWYSGALPYRVTPLDGIRERLPDATVLSSEGVDRIVLRDVASGRYVTAGADEDGDILRVSAASAGPTEEFDVFDWGQGIVTLRSAANGKVVDRFNFGPNFANQAAQPYGWFVQQQFALEPQGDGTHVIRYAGYEKAFDWAGPEVYLTIAEDGALALTATDAAHAAHFAVDVVRSGVDEAVRAATGADAAVVVVGSMPFINGREDHDRTSMALAEWQSALVRAVLAANPRTILVLEASYPLTIPWEKLRVPAILWTNHAGQETGHAISDVLFGDHNPAGRLTQTWYRSAGDLPDVLEYDIIKARRTYLYFDGDPLYPFGYGLSYSTFGYDNLQLSARSVQAGDPISVRVDVTNTSLRAGDEVVQLYSRQPSSRDPQPVKQLRAFRRIHLAPGEKRTVELAFAASDLAHWDVTRGRWVLEAAGVELMVGSSSADIRRSAVVRVRGERIPARDLARETRALDFDDYAGIELVDESMEWGDAVGATAGGWLRFSDVELGSGASHFSGGFARAEAGDALVEIRLDDPVRGKVVGTAVVPSTGDVYAYTTAAAELDGAYGRHDVYLVFRGAARLSTFAID
- a CDS encoding IS481 family transposase; the protein is MPWKETCSVDERLRFIAQVNESDETFAELCRRFGISRKTGYKWVERYEQAGPSGLEERRPVARSFPHATPAALIDALIELRKERPTWGPKKLRARLESLGAEGLPATSTIGELLKKHGLIRPRRRRVVTPTTAMPSPLAPAEQPNDTWCADFKGHFALGDRTRCHPLTLTDQASRYLFKCEGVAKPDEASVRPHFERAFREFGLPHRIRSDNGPLFATIGIGGLSALSVSWIKLGIHPERIEPGKPQQNGRHERMHKTLKAEATSPPEANLAAQQRVFDRFRHEYNDQRPHEALGQRTPASRYTPSRRSMPSKPSSPEYPDTMAIRRLDDQGRMLFGGAQTTVSSLLAGEPVGLIPSADDVWELYYGPVLLAQVTLKNKELKLARAR